From a region of the Panicum virgatum strain AP13 chromosome 2K, P.virgatum_v5, whole genome shotgun sequence genome:
- the LOC120687725 gene encoding probable rRNA-processing protein EBP2 homolog, whose amino-acid sequence MVGRSSEEARAHDEVIRDDVDSDVEESDSEDDSGEEAQDKPSDKAIYNKEAILEKLEDIAWPKNVDWMHNLTIEHDQGEKVDVNDDLARELAFYTQALDGTRQAFEKLQSMKVRFLRPTDYYAEMVKTDAHMHKIKGRLLSEKRRIEEAEERKKAREAKKIAKEVQAEKNKQRAKEKKEHIESVKKWRKQRQQGGFAKGSDDVPDLNFEGEEGFKQSKKKRLGVSPSDRSGGLAKRGKEGKNRRSRDAKFGHGGRKGLKKQNTAETTNDFRSLNKGAESQNKKRKRS is encoded by the coding sequence ATGGTGGGACGTTCAAGTGAAGAAGCCCGGGCTCATGATGAAGTCATCAGGGATGATGTTGATTCCGATGTGGAAGAATCAGACTCGGAAGATGATTCAGGGGAAGAAGCTCAGGATAAGCCTTCAGACAAAGCTATATACAACAAGGAGGCCATTCTTGAAAAACTTGAAGACATAGCCTGGCCCAAGAATGTGGACTGGATGCACAACCTCACCATTGAGCATGACCAGGGGGAAAAGGTTGATGTGAATGATGATCTTGCCCGTGAACTTGCGTTTTACACCCAAGCTTTGGATGGCACAAGGCAGGCCTTTGAGAAGCTGCAGTCAATGAAGGTTCGGTTCCTCAGGCCAACAGATTACTATGCTGAGATGGTCAAGACTGACGCGCACATGCACAAGATCAAGGGGAGGTTGTTGTCAGAGAAGAGGAGGATCGAGGAGGCtgaggagaggaagaaggctAGAGAGGCCAAAAAGATAGCAAAGGAGGTGCAGGCAGAGAAGAACAAGCAGCGGgctaaggagaagaaggagcatATTGAGTCAGTCAAGAAGTGGAGGAAGCAGAGGCAACAGGGGGGATTCGCCAAGGGAAGTGATGATGTGCCAGACCTGAACTTTGAGGGAGAAGAAGGATTTAAACAATCAAAGAAAAAGAGGCTTGGGGTTTCTCCTAGTGATAGGTCTGGTGGTCTTGCTAAGAGAGGTAAAGAAGGAAAGAACAGGCGGTCAAGAGATGCCAAGTTTGGCCATGGTGGTCGTAAAGGGCTGAAGAAGCAAAACACTGCTGAGACCACGAATGACTTCAGAAGTTTGAACAAGGGGGCTGAGTCTCAaaacaagaagagaaagagatcTTGA
- the LOC120687704 gene encoding auxin-responsive protein SAUR68-like — MMGSLKLTEIVSKKLGGGGKVTSPSAAPCPRGHFAAYTRDGRRFFIPIAYLGSDTFRELLNTAEEEFGAPGGRPIVLPCSADRLEQILDAFRSGGGGAKKKCAGAAGRIGKIW; from the coding sequence ATGATGGGCTCCCTCAAGCTGACGGAGATCGTCTCCAagaagctcggcggcggcggcaaggtcaCCTCGCCGAGCGCGGCGCCGTGCCCGCGGGGCCACTTCGCGGCCTACACACGGGACGGGCGCCGGTTCTTCATCCCCATCGCCTACCTCGGCAGCGACACCTTCCGGGAGCTGCTCAACACGGCCGAGGAGGAGttcggcgcgcccggcggccgcCCCATCGTGCTGCCGTGCTCCGCCGACCGCCTCGAGCAGATCCTCGACGCattccgcagcggcggcggcggcgccaagaagaagtgcgccggcgccgccggcaggATCGGCAAGATCTGGTAG